A window of the Butyricimonas faecalis genome harbors these coding sequences:
- the ade gene encoding adenine deaminase, with product MEIVEGNLIDIENREFYPCAIFISEGKIINIERNSNSYDQYISPGFIDAHVHVESSMLMPVEFSKLVIPNGTVGVVADPHEIANVLGVEGVKLMIDNGEKAPLKFFWGIPSCVPATPFDKPGSILSVEDTDKLAKTGKFILLSEVMNVPGVINNDPDVIGKIEIAKKYQLKIDGHAPELTGDSLSSYIAHGIETDHESSTIEEAEEKISKGMYIMIREGSAAKNYDALKSLIATRTDRVMFCTDDSHADDLLNKGHINKIIRKALADGYGIFDILQIACLNPVHFYNLNIGTLHVGDDADFIILDDIESLNVRSTYIKGKVVYGENNSKSNPVYDVPLLNKFHHDEISLSDLHTNVFGDVACIQVRPDSILTDSKILHFNEKIEGFQSDLDKDILKIVYLNRYFNSKPQIGFISGIGLKRGAFASSISHDSHNIIAVGCTDQDLMLAINELIKEKGGLVVNEAGELHSLPLPIGGIISDKSGREVASCYMELNEILSKMGTPLKSPFMTLSFMALIVIPTLKIGEKGIFDFEKFDFVS from the coding sequence ATGGAAATTGTAGAAGGAAATTTAATTGATATAGAAAACAGGGAATTTTATCCTTGTGCTATATTTATATCTGAAGGAAAGATTATAAATATAGAAAGAAATTCTAATTCGTATGATCAATATATTTCACCGGGATTTATAGATGCGCATGTTCATGTGGAGAGTTCCATGTTAATGCCTGTTGAATTTTCCAAATTAGTAATTCCGAATGGAACAGTGGGTGTGGTTGCCGATCCGCATGAAATTGCAAATGTTTTAGGGGTAGAGGGGGTGAAATTGATGATAGATAATGGAGAAAAAGCACCTTTAAAATTCTTTTGGGGTATTCCTTCCTGCGTTCCTGCCACTCCATTTGATAAACCAGGATCCATTTTATCCGTAGAAGACACGGATAAATTAGCAAAAACCGGAAAATTCATACTGCTTTCTGAGGTTATGAATGTTCCTGGTGTTATAAATAATGATCCGGATGTTATTGGAAAAATAGAAATAGCCAAGAAATATCAATTAAAAATAGATGGTCATGCACCGGAACTCACGGGTGATTCTCTGAGTTCATATATTGCTCATGGTATAGAAACCGATCATGAATCTTCGACCATAGAAGAGGCAGAGGAGAAAATTTCAAAAGGAATGTACATCATGATCAGGGAGGGAAGTGCTGCTAAAAACTATGATGCATTAAAATCATTGATTGCTACACGTACAGATCGTGTCATGTTTTGCACGGATGATTCACACGCTGATGACCTATTAAATAAAGGTCATATTAATAAAATTATCAGAAAAGCATTGGCTGATGGCTATGGTATTTTTGATATTTTGCAGATAGCGTGTCTTAATCCGGTACATTTTTATAATTTGAATATAGGAACTTTGCATGTTGGAGATGATGCAGATTTCATTATTTTGGATGACATAGAATCTTTGAATGTACGTTCTACTTATATTAAAGGGAAGGTAGTTTATGGTGAAAACAATTCTAAAAGTAATCCGGTTTATGATGTACCGTTATTAAATAAGTTTCATCACGATGAAATAAGTTTATCCGATCTTCATACAAATGTTTTTGGAGATGTTGCATGTATTCAAGTGAGACCTGATAGTATTCTGACAGACAGTAAAATACTTCATTTTAACGAGAAAATAGAAGGTTTTCAATCAGATTTGGATAAGGATATTTTGAAAATAGTTTATTTAAATCGTTACTTTAATTCTAAACCGCAAATTGGTTTTATTTCAGGTATCGGTTTAAAACGAGGAGCTTTTGCTTCTTCTATATCACATGATTCGCATAATATTATTGCAGTGGGTTGTACAGATCAAGATTTAATGCTTGCAATAAACGAATTGATAAAGGAAAAAGGTGGTTTAGTCGTGAATGAAGCGGGCGAATTGCACTCTTTACCCCTTCCTATTGGTGGTATTATAAGTGATAAAAGCGGGAGGGAAGTGGCAAGTTGCTACATGGAATTGAATGAAATACTTTCAAAAATGGGGACACCACTAAAATCTCCTTTTATGACGCTTTCATTCATGGCATTAATTGTAATACCTACTTTAAAAATAGGAGAAAAAGGGATCTTTGATTTCGAAAAGTTTGATTTTGTATCATAG
- the uvrC gene encoding excinuclease ABC subunit UvrC — translation MAEDEFGLKEKVSKLPTTPGVYQFFDANGVIIYIGKAKNLKNRVSSYFVKTNQTSKTMVLVRKIRDLKYIVVNTEEDALLLENNLIKKYKPRYNILLKDDKTYPWICITKEAFPRVFTTRKFIRNGSEYFGPYTSVKYANTLISLVKSLYKLRTCNLSLNKSAVYSGKYKVCLEYHIGNCMGPCVGYVQEEEYMEYIAQIRNILKGNISSVIDLMTRKMKEYTISLQFEKAQEMKEAIEALRSHQAKSTIVSTSINDIDVFSYLEDEKYAYVNYLRIVHGAVNQVHTIELEKKLDESKESLLSFAIFEIRQLVNSRSKEILVPFYPDVLMEGMNYAIPQRGEKKQLLELSERNVKFFKMDRERQRGLRRQDSKLDLLNTIKNDLKLPRLPHRMECFDNSNIQGTNPVASCVVFIDGKPAKREYRRFHVKTVIGANDFASMEEILYRRYHRVLEEGGELPDLIVVDGGKGQLSSAVATLRKLDLLERVPIIGLAKQMEEIYYPGDKDPYLLAKTSVALKTLMHIRDEAHRFGITFHRKLREKKQTISVLSEIKGIGEKTEVSLLQYFKSVNAIKEASREELAKAIGPAKGNVVYDYFHSAMS, via the coding sequence ATGGCAGAAGATGAATTTGGCTTGAAAGAGAAAGTCAGTAAATTACCTACGACTCCGGGAGTGTATCAGTTTTTTGATGCAAATGGAGTAATTATATATATAGGTAAGGCTAAGAATCTGAAAAACAGAGTTTCATCTTATTTTGTAAAGACAAATCAGACCTCTAAAACAATGGTTTTAGTCCGTAAAATACGGGATTTGAAATACATTGTGGTTAATACAGAGGAAGATGCGCTATTGTTAGAGAATAATTTAATCAAGAAATACAAACCCCGGTATAATATTCTATTGAAGGATGATAAGACATACCCTTGGATTTGTATTACAAAAGAGGCTTTTCCACGAGTTTTCACTACTCGGAAATTTATTCGGAACGGGTCAGAATATTTTGGGCCTTATACTTCGGTTAAATATGCTAACACTTTGATTTCCTTGGTGAAATCGCTGTATAAATTGAGAACTTGTAATTTATCTCTCAATAAATCAGCTGTTTATAGCGGAAAATATAAAGTATGTTTGGAATATCATATTGGAAATTGTATGGGACCTTGTGTCGGGTACGTGCAAGAAGAGGAGTACATGGAATATATTGCACAAATCCGGAACATTTTAAAGGGAAATATTTCTTCCGTGATTGATCTCATGACCCGAAAAATGAAGGAATATACTATTTCTCTTCAATTCGAAAAGGCTCAGGAAATGAAGGAAGCAATAGAAGCATTGAGGTCTCATCAAGCGAAGTCCACGATAGTAAGTACTTCGATAAATGATATTGATGTATTTTCTTATTTAGAAGACGAAAAATATGCCTATGTGAATTACTTGAGAATTGTTCATGGAGCTGTGAATCAAGTGCATACTATCGAATTGGAGAAAAAGTTGGATGAATCAAAGGAATCCTTACTTTCTTTTGCCATTTTTGAGATTCGCCAGTTGGTAAACAGTCGTTCCAAGGAGATTCTGGTACCTTTCTATCCGGATGTATTGATGGAAGGAATGAATTATGCTATTCCGCAAAGGGGTGAAAAAAAGCAATTGTTGGAGTTATCCGAACGTAACGTGAAATTCTTTAAAATGGATCGGGAACGTCAACGGGGATTACGTCGGCAGGATAGTAAATTGGATTTATTGAATACGATAAAAAATGATCTGAAATTACCGCGATTACCTCACCGGATGGAATGTTTTGATAACTCTAATATACAGGGAACCAATCCTGTAGCCTCTTGTGTTGTTTTCATAGACGGTAAACCGGCAAAGCGGGAATACAGACGTTTCCACGTGAAAACTGTTATCGGGGCAAATGATTTTGCCTCTATGGAAGAGATTTTGTACCGTCGTTATCACCGGGTGCTTGAAGAGGGTGGGGAGCTGCCTGATCTGATTGTGGTGGATGGAGGAAAAGGGCAATTAAGTTCAGCCGTGGCTACATTGCGTAAATTGGATTTGTTGGAAAGAGTGCCTATCATCGGTTTGGCCAAGCAAATGGAAGAAATATATTACCCCGGAGATAAAGATCCTTATTTGTTAGCGAAAACTTCTGTGGCTTTAAAGACATTAATGCATATTCGGGACGAGGCTCACCGTTTTGGTATCACTTTTCATCGTAAATTGCGAGAGAAAAAGCAGACAATCAGTGTGTTAAGTGAAATTAAAGGCATTGGTGAGAAAACAGAAGTATCTTTATTGCAATATTTTAAGTCTGTAAATGCTATAAAAGAGGCATCTCGTGAAGAGCTGGCAAAAGCCATCGGTCCGGCAAAAGGAAATGTCGTGTATGATTATTTTCATTCTGCTATGTCTTAA
- a CDS encoding RNA polymerase sigma factor, whose product MDENNILLERLKANDEAAYQELFEIYFKQLHHFAERMVFDSEVAHDLVQDVFISLYENSKKLSARSNLSGWLFVSVRNSCLKYLRDRKVEDRRNVLYAEAMLHSESMEWIDDEELLEKIYLAIEHLSGKCREIVKMRLIKEMKYSEIASELSISENTAKVQVHRAILKIKEQLAADSAFFILLNAYLEFFQE is encoded by the coding sequence ATGGATGAAAATAATATTCTGCTAGAAAGATTAAAGGCTAATGATGAGGCGGCTTATCAGGAGTTGTTTGAGATTTATTTCAAACAGTTACATCATTTTGCCGAACGAATGGTTTTTGATTCCGAGGTTGCTCACGATTTAGTACAGGATGTATTCATCAGTTTATATGAAAATAGCAAGAAATTATCTGCTCGAAGTAATCTTTCGGGTTGGTTATTTGTATCCGTCCGTAATTCCTGTTTGAAATATTTGCGTGACCGGAAAGTTGAAGATCGTAGAAATGTTCTTTATGCAGAAGCTATGCTGCATTCTGAATCCATGGAATGGATTGATGATGAAGAGTTATTAGAAAAGATTTATCTCGCGATAGAACATTTATCGGGTAAATGTCGTGAGATAGTTAAAATGCGATTGATCAAAGAAATGAAATATAGCGAAATTGCGTCGGAACTTTCAATTTCTGAAAATACAGCTAAAGTGCAAGTGCATAGGGCTATACTAAAGATAAAAGAACAATTGGCTGCTGATTCTGCTTTCTTTATTTTGCTTAATGCATACTTGGAATTTTTCCAAGAGTAG
- a CDS encoding FecR family protein, translating to MDSIDWIIINKSLDGSLDDQESKMLSDWLAESAEHRALYQKIKAYDSYSLSDEKFERWRSEYTDVLSRLKQRRNRRLVRRKILVSTSVAAVVAVVALFTLFLNYPEPGSVNLNESGEHSKVQLQLANGHWLDLDTIKENRLMGMDHVNVSSGNKTLTYQHADNLQQMEYNILKTERGGEWNVTLEDGTKVYLNSSSTLKYPVSFAGESREVFLEGEAYFEVTHDPNKPFIVKTNDMNILVRGTSFNINAYPDYKIVRTTLVNGKIEVECSGNTHTILPGQQIVFEKETKSVKIQEVDTELYTSWKNGFYKFNETRLEDILAMLSLWYDVDVIYADESVKDLSFTSSGKMARYDNLMNLLKKFEYTNNVTFELNGKKLTVRKK from the coding sequence ATGGACTCGATAGATTGGATTATTATTAATAAAAGTCTTGATGGATCGTTAGATGATCAGGAATCGAAAATGCTATCAGATTGGTTAGCCGAATCGGCGGAACATCGTGCGTTATACCAGAAAATAAAGGCTTATGATTCGTATTCACTTAGTGATGAAAAATTTGAGCGATGGAGGTCAGAATATACGGATGTATTGTCTCGCTTAAAACAGCGTCGAAATAGAAGGCTTGTGCGTCGGAAAATCCTTGTATCCACTTCGGTGGCAGCTGTTGTTGCTGTTGTCGCGTTATTTACCTTGTTTTTGAATTATCCGGAACCTGGCTCTGTAAATTTGAATGAAAGCGGCGAGCATTCGAAAGTTCAATTACAACTTGCAAATGGTCATTGGTTAGACCTGGATACGATTAAAGAGAATCGTTTGATGGGAATGGATCATGTGAATGTTTCATCCGGAAACAAGACATTGACCTATCAACATGCTGATAATTTGCAGCAAATGGAGTATAACATATTGAAAACAGAAAGGGGAGGAGAATGGAACGTGACGCTGGAAGATGGAACTAAGGTTTATTTGAATTCCTCGTCAACATTGAAATACCCGGTTTCTTTTGCAGGTGAAAGTCGCGAAGTATTTCTTGAAGGAGAGGCTTATTTTGAAGTGACGCATGATCCAAATAAACCATTCATTGTCAAAACAAATGATATGAATATTTTAGTCCGGGGAACTTCTTTCAATATAAATGCTTATCCGGATTATAAAATTGTCAGGACAACACTTGTTAACGGGAAAATTGAAGTAGAATGTTCCGGTAATACCCATACGATTCTTCCGGGACAACAAATTGTTTTCGAGAAAGAGACAAAATCAGTAAAGATACAGGAAGTTGACACGGAATTATATACATCCTGGAAAAATGGTTTTTATAAATTCAATGAGACGAGACTTGAAGATATATTGGCGATGTTGTCGTTGTGGTACGATGTGGATGTGATCTATGCTGATGAATCAGTTAAAGATCTGAGTTTCACAAGTTCAGGTAAGATGGCCCGTTATGACAATCTCATGAATCTGTTAAAGAAATTCGAATACACCAATAATGTTACGTTTGAATTGAATGGTAAGAAGTTAACCGTTAGGAAAAAATAA
- a CDS encoding SusC/RagA family TonB-linked outer membrane protein, with translation MKKKRTKKRLTDELSVRKFLIKMKLPLFLLMILFLSVNGVAFSQTAKISVNFTETPLSEVFAALGKQSKMVFLYDHKLIESKGKVSLKADNQELEKVLKEFLPPLGLTYIFEDSVVVVRKAPADRPVKAVRMITGVVTDETGQPLPGVHVVIKGTHKGIATDVNGKFSVAVEDGTKPVFVLSFVGMEPLELKVSEKDNYKVILSTKLQKFDDVIVTGYQTISRERSAGSYSRVSGEEVSKKANLTGNILETLEGLTPGLSVNYGIGEDKFLIRGTTSINSSTEPLIVVDGVALEEGNIEELINSNDIESVTFLKDATSASIWGARAANGVIVITTKSGKTGDHRLKITYDGSFTYKGLPDFGYKGLMSSEQIIQSAKEIFDPEAYPWATVTTKNGGALVYPHEIPLYQYANNEIDEAERDRQLEALAKLDNRSQIEKYLLQPALFTKHTISFSGAANNIYSIYGSVGYEYNQSTERANTNKIMLNFKHNIQLKKWLKIDLTTNLSVQNVKTGLMPAYTNVNTILPYEMLADEEGNPIDHSHTIFYKDYQDELETKSLLDLSYVPLNDMKEGFNKSKSVNGRVNLGIAINLVKGLKYEGRFQYQQNYSKSELFYSQNSSLVRIELARFTKPANPPSTTAPTYYLPTTGGRYTLANVDGINWTIRNQFNYDRVFGKDKQQITAILGMEIQSGVSTSNSNTRRGYDPQSQTYQAYDEKELATNGISGAVYTNFGTPRNTLVTKMFSQSETEKRFVSFYSNVAYTYNSKYTLNGSIRVDQSNLYGSDPSVQFKPIWSLGVAWNLKRESFMDQVDFLNRLDFRFSYGLGGNSPKPGKGGPYNLLSARANSMFAGLGIGYDIMYPANDKIHWERTRTINGGIDVAMFNNRITASIDVYHKLTTDLLATKPTDQTLGWESFYTNFGDMKNQGFEVSLRTKNIFSRNFSWSTVLTMTNNRNKVLKLNLDGAMTASKKVYMDYIEDYAGNSLFAYRWAGLSEEGNPQVFNAEGEIIGDYQDESLTENAVKFMGVTQPKWYGALTNNFSYKGFDFSFMLVYNFGHKMRRDVNNFWYGRLTHNVSKKFLDRWREPGDEKYTDVPKYVSKTVENKTKSRNITFYELADINVLDASYVKLRDITLSYSLPKSLCDKLFMDRITLRAQASNLFLIAANNDGIDPEYHHYRSGLRGTKYGPSWSFGLTINFK, from the coding sequence ATGAAAAAAAAGCGAACCAAGAAAAGGTTGACGGATGAATTGAGTGTCCGGAAATTTTTAATTAAAATGAAATTGCCACTTTTTTTATTGATGATTTTATTTTTATCAGTAAATGGGGTTGCTTTTTCTCAAACAGCTAAAATCTCAGTTAATTTTACAGAAACTCCACTTTCAGAAGTTTTTGCAGCATTGGGAAAACAGAGTAAAATGGTTTTCCTGTATGACCATAAATTGATTGAATCTAAAGGAAAAGTTTCTTTAAAGGCTGACAATCAGGAATTAGAAAAGGTGTTGAAAGAATTTTTACCCCCATTGGGGTTGACATACATTTTCGAAGATAGCGTTGTTGTCGTTCGGAAAGCTCCTGCTGATCGTCCTGTGAAAGCGGTAAGAATGATTACAGGTGTCGTAACGGACGAAACAGGACAACCCTTGCCGGGAGTTCACGTGGTGATTAAAGGTACACATAAGGGCATCGCGACGGATGTTAACGGAAAGTTTAGTGTTGCGGTTGAAGATGGTACGAAACCGGTATTTGTTCTTTCGTTTGTGGGAATGGAACCTTTGGAATTGAAAGTTTCGGAAAAAGATAACTATAAAGTGATTTTAAGTACGAAATTACAAAAGTTTGATGATGTGATCGTTACTGGTTACCAAACGATTTCCAGGGAAAGAAGTGCAGGTTCATATTCGAGGGTTTCAGGTGAAGAAGTATCTAAAAAGGCGAACCTGACGGGGAATATTCTTGAAACTCTTGAAGGACTGACTCCCGGATTAAGTGTAAATTACGGGATTGGAGAGGACAAGTTCTTGATCCGGGGAACGACGTCGATTAATTCGTCAACAGAACCACTGATCGTGGTCGATGGAGTTGCATTAGAGGAGGGGAATATCGAGGAACTTATAAACAGTAACGATATAGAGAGCGTGACTTTCCTTAAAGATGCGACTTCTGCTTCGATCTGGGGAGCTAGAGCTGCAAATGGGGTAATCGTGATAACTACGAAATCGGGTAAAACCGGAGATCATCGTTTAAAAATTACTTATGACGGTTCATTTACTTACAAGGGGCTTCCTGATTTTGGATATAAGGGACTTATGAGTAGCGAACAGATTATCCAGTCTGCAAAGGAGATTTTTGATCCGGAGGCTTATCCATGGGCAACGGTAACTACCAAAAATGGGGGAGCTTTAGTTTATCCGCATGAAATACCGTTATATCAGTATGCTAATAATGAGATAGACGAGGCTGAACGGGATCGGCAGCTTGAGGCATTAGCCAAGTTGGACAATCGTTCACAAATTGAAAAATACTTGTTGCAGCCGGCTTTATTCACGAAGCATACAATATCATTTTCGGGTGCAGCCAATAATATTTATTCCATCTATGGATCGGTTGGTTACGAGTATAACCAGAGTACCGAACGGGCAAATACCAACAAGATCATGCTCAATTTCAAGCATAATATACAGTTGAAAAAATGGTTGAAAATTGATTTGACAACGAATCTTTCCGTGCAAAATGTAAAAACAGGTCTCATGCCGGCATACACGAATGTAAATACGATTTTACCTTACGAAATGTTGGCAGATGAAGAAGGAAACCCGATCGATCATTCCCACACGATTTTTTATAAAGATTATCAAGATGAGCTTGAAACAAAGAGTCTTCTCGATTTAAGCTATGTCCCTTTGAATGATATGAAGGAAGGGTTTAATAAGTCAAAATCGGTGAATGGTCGTGTAAATTTGGGTATTGCTATAAATTTGGTTAAGGGATTAAAATATGAAGGACGTTTCCAGTACCAGCAAAATTATAGCAAGAGCGAGTTATTTTACAGCCAAAATTCATCGCTGGTTAGAATAGAGTTAGCAAGATTCACAAAACCGGCTAATCCGCCTTCAACCACGGCTCCTACTTATTATCTGCCCACTACCGGAGGACGATACACCCTTGCCAATGTTGACGGGATAAACTGGACGATTCGAAATCAATTTAATTATGACCGTGTTTTCGGTAAGGATAAACAACAAATAACAGCGATCCTTGGAATGGAAATACAGTCAGGAGTATCTACTTCCAATTCAAATACACGACGGGGATATGATCCGCAATCACAGACTTACCAAGCGTATGATGAAAAGGAACTTGCCACGAATGGAATTTCAGGTGCCGTGTACACTAATTTCGGAACACCCCGTAATACATTGGTGACGAAAATGTTTTCTCAAAGTGAAACGGAAAAACGGTTTGTTTCTTTTTATTCGAATGTTGCGTACACTTACAATAGTAAATACACGTTGAATGGGAGTATTCGGGTAGATCAGTCAAATTTATACGGGAGTGATCCGAGCGTCCAGTTTAAACCTATATGGTCTCTTGGTGTGGCTTGGAACTTGAAGAGGGAAAGTTTTATGGATCAGGTTGATTTCCTGAATCGCTTGGATTTTCGGTTTAGTTATGGTTTGGGAGGAAATTCTCCAAAGCCGGGCAAGGGAGGACCTTATAACTTGTTGAGTGCAAGAGCTAATTCTATGTTTGCAGGATTGGGTATAGGTTATGACATCATGTATCCGGCAAATGATAAGATTCATTGGGAAAGGACTCGGACTATAAATGGCGGGATAGATGTGGCCATGTTTAACAACCGGATTACAGCATCAATAGACGTGTACCATAAACTGACAACAGATTTGTTAGCAACGAAGCCGACGGATCAGACGTTGGGATGGGAGAGTTTTTATACCAATTTCGGGGATATGAAAAACCAGGGATTTGAAGTATCTCTTCGGACGAAGAATATCTTCTCCCGGAATTTTAGTTGGTCAACCGTGTTGACGATGACGAATAACCGTAATAAAGTTCTGAAACTCAATCTTGATGGTGCAATGACCGCAAGTAAAAAGGTGTACATGGACTATATTGAAGATTATGCAGGCAATAGCTTGTTTGCATATCGGTGGGCAGGTTTGAGTGAGGAAGGAAACCCTCAAGTTTTCAACGCGGAAGGAGAAATAATCGGTGATTATCAAGATGAATCTTTGACCGAGAATGCCGTGAAGTTTATGGGTGTTACCCAGCCGAAATGGTATGGCGCATTGACGAACAACTTTTCTTACAAGGGGTTTGACTTTTCGTTTATGCTCGTGTATAACTTTGGTCACAAGATGCGTCGTGATGTAAATAATTTTTGGTACGGGCGATTGACACATAATGTAAGCAAGAAGTTTTTAGATCGTTGGCGGGAACCTGGTGATGAGAAATACACGGATGTACCGAAATATGTTTCGAAAACGGTTGAAAATAAAACGAAGTCTCGGAACATTACCTTTTATGAATTAGCGGATATTAATGTTTTGGATGCGTCCTATGTCAAATTACGGGATATTACATTATCATACTCTCTGCCTAAAAGTTTGTGTGACAAACTATTCATGGATAGAATCACGTTACGGGCACAGGCCTCTAATTTATTCCTGATAGCGGCAAATAACGATGGGATAGACCCTGAATATCACCACTACAGAAGTGGGTTACGCGGGACAAAATACGGTCCGTCGTGGTCATTCGGACTTACTATTAACTTTAAATAA
- a CDS encoding RagB/SusD family nutrient uptake outer membrane protein: MKCNHVYHGLATILSVVLLLGGCKDFLDVKPKGKDIPETIEHYNGMFNSTNLTSVTYTQVTELGTKLGVSTLYNIFMGDELTATQTSISELDFKMNQAYQWEGKIFGEEDDVCEWATMYQQIYTFNVIINNVMDASGGTNKRKLELQAEARVNRAFRYLILAQYFGKPYNESTAGTDLCVPLVVEDDMNLKNLKRNTVQEVYNFIIKELEESCPNLVESTNHPLRIYQCAGWFFLGKAYWVKGDYENARIALEKALKSSEINTTGITLWDYNQMLSEWGYNSAKPYAWTSGFPANNTGANKEVVYNYQYAISSISSATGQPKLFVKEKYMDLYEQDDLRRNFFSNKTRTGAAMEGYRRLPCRTVFNLGVEMPDLYLMLIECQARSTNQALQDEARVNLEEFRRHRMPQEAAVIPADITSQEKLIRFVVEERLREYMMTGIRWFDMRRLWNDPLFQDWKAEYTHTDGESSYTLTEDRLVYQIPPKILVFNSDWQNNK; encoded by the coding sequence ATGAAATGTAATCATGTATATCACGGATTGGCAACTATATTGAGTGTTGTCTTGTTGCTTGGAGGTTGTAAGGATTTCCTTGATGTAAAACCTAAAGGAAAAGATATTCCGGAAACAATCGAACACTATAACGGAATGTTCAATAGTACGAATCTGACTTCTGTAACCTATACTCAAGTGACGGAACTCGGGACGAAATTAGGCGTGAGTACCCTGTACAATATTTTTATGGGAGATGAACTCACGGCGACACAAACTTCGATTTCTGAACTTGATTTCAAAATGAATCAGGCGTATCAATGGGAGGGAAAGATTTTCGGTGAAGAAGATGATGTTTGTGAATGGGCGACGATGTATCAGCAAATCTACACGTTTAATGTTATCATTAATAACGTGATGGATGCATCGGGTGGAACGAATAAACGGAAGTTGGAACTCCAAGCTGAAGCACGGGTGAATAGGGCTTTTAGATATCTGATACTTGCCCAATATTTTGGAAAACCATATAATGAATCAACGGCTGGCACTGATTTGTGTGTTCCTCTTGTTGTAGAGGATGATATGAATTTGAAAAATCTGAAACGGAATACAGTTCAGGAAGTGTATAATTTTATCATTAAGGAATTGGAAGAATCTTGTCCCAATTTGGTGGAATCAACGAATCATCCGTTACGAATTTACCAATGTGCAGGATGGTTTTTCTTGGGTAAGGCTTATTGGGTTAAAGGAGATTACGAGAATGCAAGAATCGCCTTGGAGAAAGCACTTAAATCTTCTGAAATAAATACCACCGGTATCACTTTGTGGGATTACAACCAAATGTTAAGTGAATGGGGATATAATTCCGCTAAGCCTTACGCGTGGACTTCCGGTTTCCCGGCTAATAACACAGGGGCTAACAAAGAGGTGGTTTACAACTATCAGTATGCGATCTCTTCAATTTCCAGTGCAACGGGGCAACCCAAATTATTTGTAAAGGAAAAATACATGGATCTGTACGAGCAGGATGATCTTCGAAGAAACTTTTTTTCGAATAAAACGAGGACCGGGGCCGCTATGGAGGGATATAGGAGATTACCTTGCAGGACAGTCTTTAATTTAGGTGTTGAAATGCCTGATCTGTATTTAATGCTGATAGAGTGTCAGGCCCGCTCAACGAATCAGGCCTTGCAAGATGAGGCTCGGGTAAATCTTGAAGAATTTCGACGCCACCGGATGCCTCAGGAAGCTGCGGTGATTCCTGCCGATATAACTTCTCAGGAAAAACTTATTCGCTTTGTCGTGGAAGAGCGATTGCGGGAATATATGATGACCGGCATACGCTGGTTTGATATGAGAAGATTGTGGAATGACCCTCTTTTTCAAGATTGGAAAGCCGAATATACACATACCGATGGGGAAAGTTCTTATACGCTGACAGAAGATCGGCTTGTTTATCAAATTCCACCGAAAATACTTGTATTTAACTCGGATTGGCAGAATAATAAATAA